One window of Branchiostoma lanceolatum isolate klBraLanc5 chromosome 6, klBraLanc5.hap2, whole genome shotgun sequence genomic DNA carries:
- the LOC136436187 gene encoding zinc finger protein 665-like — protein sequence MNNMADSKSGCQEQAHTSEKPHVCGECGYRAAYMCTLSQHMRTHTGEKPYMCGECGYRTARKYDLSVHMRTHTGEKPYKCDQCDYSAAIKTTLDKHQLKHTGARPYMCGECGYRTTQRTHLSQHMITHTGEKPYKCEECGYRTARKYNLSIHMRTHTEEKPYKCDQCDYSAAKKSSLDQHRVKHTGEKPYICGECGYKTYDKCHLSRHMRTHTGEKPYKCGECGYKTYDKCHLSRHMRTHTGEKPYKCDQCDYSAAQKSDLNRHQLQRSGEKPFMCGECEYRTAKKYNLSVHMRTHTGEKPYKCDQCDYSAALKSTLDKHQLKHTGEKPFMCGECGYRTTQRSALSQHMRTHTGEKPYKCDQCDYSAALKSTLDQHRLKHT from the coding sequence ATGAACAATATGGCTGATTCCAAATCTGGATGTCAGGAGCAAGCGCATACCAGTGAGAAACCCCacgtgtgtggggagtgtgggtacagggcagcttATATGTGTaccttatcccaacatatgagaactcatacaggagagaaaccctacatgtgtggtgagtgtgggtacagaaccGCTAGGAAGTATGACTTATCCgtacacatgagaactcatacaggagagaaaccctacaagtgtgaccagtgtgactattctgccgcCATAAAAACCACTTTGGACAAACATCAGTTAAAGCACACTGGTGCgagaccctacatgtgtggggagtgtgggtacaggacaacacAGAGGACTCACTTATCCCAACACATGataactcatacaggagagaaaccctacaagtgtgaggagtgtgggtacagaactgCTAGGAAGTATAATTTATCCatacacatgagaactcatactgaagaaaaaccctacaagtgtgaccagtgtgactattctgcagccaagaaatcgtccctggaccaacatcgagtaaaacacactggtgagaaaccctacatatgtggggagtgtgggtacaaaacTTATGATAAGTGTcacttatccagacatatgagaactcatacgggggagaaaccctacaagtgtggggagtgtgggtacaaaacTTATGATAAGTGTcacttatccagacatatgagaactcatacgggggaaaaaccctacaagtgtgaccagtgtgactattctgctgcccaGAAATCAGATTTGAACCGACATCAATTGCAACgctctggtgagaaacccttcatgtgtggggagtgtgagtaCAGGACTGCTAAGAAGTACAACTTATCCgtacacatgagaactcatacaggagagaaaccctacaagtgtgaccagtgtgactattctgctgccctTAAATCCACTTTGGACAAACATCAGTTgaagcacactggtgagaaacccttcatgtgtggggagtgtgggtacaggacaactcagAGGTCTgccttatcccaacatatgagaactcatacaggagagaaaccctacaagtgtgaccagtgtgactattctgcagccctGAAGTCCACTTTGGACCAACATCGATTAAAACACACttga
- the LOC136436188 gene encoding zinc finger protein 79-like isoform X2, with amino-acid sequence MNNMADSKSGCQEQEHTREKPHVCGECGYRAAYMCTLSQHMRTHTGEKPYMCGECGYRTARKYDLSVHMRTHTEEKPYKCGECEYRTSDKSNLSRHMRTHTKKKPYKCDQCDYSAALKSTLNQHQSKHTGEKPFMCGECGFRTANKSYLSIHKRTHTGEKPYKCDQCDYSAALKSTLDQHQVIHTGEKPYMCGECGYRTTQRSHLSQHMRTHTGEKPYMCGECGYRTARKSNLSVHIRTHTEEKPYKCDQCDYSAAQKFTLYQHKLKHTGEKPYMCGECGHRTADKSNLSRHMGTHTEEKPYNCD; translated from the coding sequence ATGAACAATATGGCTGATTCCAAATCTGGGTGTCAGGAGCAAGAGCATACCAGGGAGAAACCCCacgtgtgtggggagtgtgggtacagggcagcttATATGTGTaccttatcccaacatatgagaactcatacaggagagaaaccctacatgtgtggtgagtgtgggtacagaaccGCTAGGAAGTATGACTTATCCgtacacatgagaactcatactgaggaaaagccctacaagtgtggggagtgtgagtaCAGAACTTCTGATAAGTCTaacttatcccgacatatgagaactcatactaaaaagaaaccctacaagtgtgaccagtgtgactattctgcagccctGAAATCCACTTTGAACCAACATCAGTcaaaacacactggagagaaacctttcatgtgtggggaatgtggGTTCAGAACTGCTAATAAGTCTTACTTATCCATACACAAgagaacacatacaggagagaaaccctacaaatgtgaccagtgcgactattctgcagccctGAAATCGACTTTGGACCAACATCAAGTgatacacactggtgagaaaccctacatgtgtggggagtgtgggtacaggacaactcagaggtctcacttatcccaacatatgagaactcatacaggagagaaaccctacatgtgtggggagtgtggatacaggacagctagGAAGTCTAACTTATCCGTGCACATAAGAACTCATACTgaagaaaaaccctacaagtgtgaccagtgtgactattctgcagcccagAAATTTACTTTGTACCAACATAAAttaaaacacactggtgagaaaccctacatgtgcggggagtgtgggCACAGAACTGCTGATAAGTCTaacttatccagacatatggGAACTCATACTGAAGAGAAGCCCTACAACTGTGATTAG
- the LOC136436186 gene encoding zinc finger protein 665-like: MADSESGCQEQERTSQKPHVCGECGYRTTQRSALSQHMRTHIGEKPYKCDQCDYSASSKPVLKYHLKAKHTGEKTYMCGECGYRATLKSSLSSHIRTHTGEKPYKCDQCDYSAALKKTLDQHQSKHAGEKPYMCGECGYRTANKSNLSTHERTHTGEKPYLCGKCGYRAADRSNLSQHMRTHTGEKPYKCDQCDYSAAQKSTLDQHRVKHTGEKPYMCGECGYRTADRSNLSRHMITHTEEKPYKCGECGYRTADRSSLSRHMRTHTEEKPYMCEECGYMAAQKPHLSRHMRTHTGEKPYKCDQCDYSAAGKSDLNRHHVKHTDEKPYMCGECGFRTAHKSYLSRHMRTHTEEKPYMCGECGYRTADRSNLSQHMRTHTGEKPYKCDLCDYSAALKSTLDQHRVKHTGEKS; this comes from the coding sequence ATGGCTGATTCCGAATCTGGATGTCAGGAGCAAGAGCGTACCAGTCAGAAACCCCacgtgtgtggggagtgtgggtacaggacaactcagAGGTCTgccttatcccaacatatgagaactcatataggagagaaaccctacaagtgtgaccagtgtgactattctgcttccAGCAAACCTGTTTTGAAGTACCATttaaaagcaaaacatactggagaaaaaacttacatgtgtggggagtgtggatacagggcaaCTCTAAAGTCCAGCTTATCCAGTCACAtaagaactcatacaggagagaagccctacaagtgtgaccagtgtgactattctgcagccctGAAAAAGACTTTGGATCAACATCAATCAAAACAcgctggagagaaaccctacatgtgtggggagtgtgggtacagaactgCTAACAAGTCTAACTTATCCACACACgagagaactcatacaggagagaagccctacCTGTGTGGGaagtgcgggtacagggcagctGACAGGTCtaacttatcccaacatatgagaactcatacaggagagaaaccctacaagtgtgaccagtgtgactattcagcAGCCCAGAAATCGACTTTGGACCAACATCGAGTAAAACACACtggggagaagccctacatgtgtggagagtgtggttacaggacagctgacaggtctaacttatccagacatatgataaCTCATACTgaagagaagccctacaagtgtggggaaTGTGGGTATAGAACTGCTGATCGGTCTAgcttatccagacatatgagaactcatactgaagagaagccctacatgtgtgaggagtgtgggtacatGGCAGCTCAGAAGCCTcacttatccagacatatgagaacccatacaggagagaaaccctataagtgtgaccagtgtgactattctgcagccggGAAATCAGATTTGAACCGTCATCACGTAAAACACACCGatgagaaaccttacatgtgtggggagtgtgggttcagAACAGCTCATAAGTCTtacttatcccgacatatgaggaCTCATACTgaagagaaaccctacatgtgtggagagtgtggttacaggacagctgacaggtctaacttatcccaacatatgagaactcatacaggagagaaaccctacaagtgtgacctgtgtgactattctgcagccctGAAATCGACTTTGGACCAACATCGagtaaaacacactggtgaaaaatcctaa
- the LOC136436188 gene encoding histone-lysine N-methyltransferase PRDM9-like isoform X1, with translation MMNSMADSKSRCQEQEHTSEKTCICEECWYRTTKRSDLFRHMRIHTGEKPFKCNQCDYSAAQKSTLNQHQSKHAGEKPYMCEECGYRATKRSDLFRHMRIHTGEKPFKCDQCDYSAARKSTLDQHRLKHTGENPYMCGECGYRTTQRSALPRHMRTHTGDKPFNCDQCDYSAARKSTLDQHQVIHTGEKPYMCGECGYRTTQRSHLSQHMRTHTGEKPYMCGECGYRTARKSNLSQHMRTHTGEKPYKCDQCDYSAAQTSTLDQHRVKHTGEKPYICGECGYRTAHKSHLSRHMKSHTEQKFYKCDQGDYSSILQP, from the coding sequence ATGATGAACAGTATGGCTGATTCCAAATCTAGATGTCAGGAGCAAGAGCATACCAGTGAGAAGACCTGCATATGTGAGGAGTGTTGGTACAGGACAACTAAGAGGTCTGACTTATTCCGACATATGAGGattcatacaggagagaaacccttcaagtgtaaccagtgtgactattctgcagctcagAAATCGACTTTGAACCAACATCAATCAAAACACgcgggagagaaaccctacatgtgtgaggagtgtggatacagggcaaCTAAGAGGTCTGACTTATTCCGACATATGAGGattcatacaggagagaaacccttcaagtgtgaccagtgtgactattctgcagcccgGAAATCAACTTTGGACCAACATCGACTAAAACACACTGGGGAGAatccctacatgtgtggagagtgtggatacaggacaactCAGAGGTCTGCCTTACCCCGACATATGAGGACTCATACAGGAGATAAACCCTTCAattgtgaccagtgtgactattctgcagcccgGAAATCAACTTTGGACCAACATCAAGTgatacacactggtgagaaaccctacatgtgtggggagtgtgggtacaggacaactcagaggtctcacttatcccaacacatgagaactcatacaggagaaaaaccctacatgtgtggagagtgtggatacaggacagctagGAAGTCtaacttatcccaacatatgagaactcatacaggagagaagccctacaagtgcgaccagtgtgactattctgcagcccagACATCCACTTTGGACCAACATCGagtaaaacacactggtgagaaaccctacatatgtggggagtgtgggtacagaactgCTCATAAGTCCcacttatccagacatatgaaaaGTCATACTGAACAGAAAttctacaagtgtgaccagggTGACTATAGTAGTATTCTGCAGCCATGA